The genomic segment CGGTGCCGCCGTCGTGGCCGGAGTTCAGCACCACGTCGGCGTGCGCCTTGGCGACGCCGGCGGCGACGGTGCCGACGCCGACTTCGGACACGAGCTTTACGTGAATGCGTGCGTCGCGGTTGGCGTTCTTCAAATCGTGAATCAGCTGCGCCAGGTCCTCGATCGAATAGATGTCGTGGTGCGGCGGCGGCGAAATCAGACCCACGCCGGGCGTGGAGTAACGTACCTTGGCGATCCACGGATAGACCTTGTGACCGGGGAGTTGGCCGCCTTCGCCGGGCTTGGCGCCCTGCGCCATCTTGATTTGCAGGTCGGTGCAATTCACCAGGTAGTGGCTGGTGACGCCGAAGCGTCCCGAGGCCACCTGTTTGACGCGCGAGTTGCGCTCGGTGCCGTAACGCCCGGGGTCTTCACCGCCCTCGCCGCAGTTTGAACGCCCACCCATGCGATTCATGGCGATGGCCAGAGACTCGTGCGCCTCGGCGCTGATCGAGCCGTAGGACATGGCACCGGTGGCGAAGCGCGTGACGATGTTTTCCACCGGCTCGACCTCGTCGATTGGAATCGGCCGGTCGGCGTACTTAAAATCCATCAGCCCGCGCAACGTCGCGAGACGGCCGGCAGCATCATCGCAACTCTTCGAGAACTCCTTGAACAGCACGTAGGAGTTCGCACGTGCGGCATGTTGCAGTTTGGCTACGGTCTCGGGGTTGAGCATGTGGTACTCGCCGTCGCGGCGCCACTGGTACTGCCCGCCCCAGTCGAGATCGGCGTGGCCCGCCGGCCGGTCCGGGTAGGCGTGGTGATG from the Gemmatimonadales bacterium genome contains:
- a CDS encoding glutamate synthase-related protein is translated as TPFLDNAELAKIRALESATAPAHMAGRASEASRDSTSARGPRLGPIGDKHGFKTATLPMLFPAGSGGQGLTRAMEELCRKASAAIQQGASFIILSDRGVDAQQMPIPALLATAGVHHHLVRAGTRVKVGLIVESGEPREVHHMALLLGYGAGAVNPYLAFETFDDMIREQLLAGVDAASAVKNYLKALNKGVVKVTSKMGISTIQSYRGAQIFEAIGLDKAFVDKYFTWTASRVGGIGIDVVAQETSLRHHHAYPDRPAGHADLDWGGQYQWRRDGEYHMLNPETVAKLQHAARANSYVLFKEFSKSCDDAAGRLATLRGLMDFKYADRPIPIDEVEPVENIVTRFATGAMSYGSISAEAHESLAIAMNRMGGRSNCGEGGEDPGRYGTERNSRVKQVASGRFGVTSHYLVNCTDLQIKMAQGAKPGEGGQLPGHKVYPWIAKVRYSTPGVGLISPPPHHDIYSIEDLAQLIHDLKNANRDARIHVKLVSEVGVGTVAAGVAKAHADVVLNSGHDGGT